One window from the genome of Helicoverpa armigera isolate CAAS_96S chromosome 4, ASM3070526v1, whole genome shotgun sequence encodes:
- the LOC110384204 gene encoding endocuticle structural glycoprotein ABD-4 produces MTMRVVILLGVVAVALSAPQAPADKVIAILSQEFDQQPDGSYRFSYETENGIKAEEAGSVKKAAGPDASDVIVSQGAFSYTAPDGTVISLNYIADDDNGFKPEGAHLPTPPPIPPAIQKALDYLATLPPPPPTRN; encoded by the exons ATGACAATG AGGGTAGTAATTCTGTTGGGAGTGGTGGCAGTAGCGTTATCAGCACCGCAAGCGCCTGCCGACAAAGTCATAGCAATCCTCTCACAAGAGTTCGACCAGCAGCCAGATGGATCTTACAGATTCAG CTACGAGACTGAAAATGGCATCAAAGCTGAAGAGGCTGGCTCCGTGAAGAAGGCTGCTGGTCCCGATGCTAGTGACGTCATTGTCTCGCAGGGTGCCTTCAGCTACACGGCACCAGATGGCACTGTCATCAGCCTGAACTATATCGCCGATGATGACAACGGTTTCAAACCAGAG GGCGCTCACTTACCGACTCCCCCGCCAATCCCGCCAGCAATCCAGAAGGCTCTCGACTACCTTGCGACCCTGCCTCCACCACCACCCACCAGAAACTAA
- the LOC110384197 gene encoding uncharacterized protein LOC110384197 — protein sequence MIIYLSMLSISLLLITHSVSSAALARNKRVPRRHIQFTRSCNYNHNPTAATRVYNPINAYEDDEDIKAKDMEKRAVRINEDVMNLVSKGKTLNHGASSGNNPFYDMFPFAIGKDYEENVYLKPRARSIVLPGKSYISRGPDITSETMEKRGRKIRRSSYVRKLRVDKRQLSAYINETEKVLKSNSEDVVNENSVPNTQNFKRRKQLRDPVVPIIDSENYVYSHSGNFHYSYEGGDGTKAYERGELRKSNGGAGSAVEGNFSYKGKDGNDYSLSYTADERGYRPVGDHLPTPPPIPPAIQRALAYLATKPTAEPITERNLGRKLTLNSQNGEENDHLVYVTA from the exons atgataatttactTATCCATGTTATCGATTAGCTTATTATTAATAACTCACAGTGTGTCAAGTGCGGCATTAGCAAGAAATAAACGTGTGCCTCGGAGACATATACAGTTTACGAGGTCTTGTAATTATAATCATAATCCAACAGCAGCGACGAGAGTATATAATCCGATAAATGCGTACGAAGATGATGAAGACATAAAAGCAAAAGATATGGAGAAGAGGGCTGTAAGGATTAATGAAGATGTCATGAATCTAGTAAGCAAAGGAAAAACCCTAAATCATGGGGCCTCGTCAGGGAATAATCCTTTTTACGACATGTTTCCGTTCGCTATAGGTAAAGATTATGAAGAAAACGTCTATTTGAAACCGAGAGCGCGATCGATTGTGCTACCGGGAAAATCTTACATATCACGAGGACCTGACATAACTTCCGAAACGATGGAGAAAAGAGGAAGGAAGATAAGAAGGAGTTCATACGTAAGAAAACTGAGAGTGGACAAACGCCAATTGTCTGCTTATATTAATGAAAcagaaaaagttttgaaatcaAACTCTGAAGATGTGGTTAATGAAAATTCGGTACCGAATACGCAAAATTTTAAACGAAGGAAGCAATTGCGTGATCCTGTCGTTCCAATCATTGATTCAGAAAACTACGTTTATTCACATTCAGGAAACTTTCATTACAG CTACGAAGGCGGTGATGGCACGAAAGCTTACGAGAGAGGTGAACTACGAAAATCCAATGGTGGTGCCGGAAGTGCTGTTGAAGGAAACTTTTCCTACAAA GGTAAAGACGGCAATGACTATAGCCTATCATACACAGCTGACGAGAGGGGGTACAGGCCAGTAGGAGATCATTTACCTACTCCTCCACCGATACCCCCGGCCATACAACGTGCTTTAGCCTATCTTGCAACAAAACCCACGGCAGAACCAATCACAGAAAGGAATCTTGGAAGAAAGTTAACCCTGAATTCGCAAAACGGTGAGGAAAACGATCATTTGGTTTATGTTACAGCCTAA